A genomic stretch from Kogia breviceps isolate mKogBre1 chromosome 1, mKogBre1 haplotype 1, whole genome shotgun sequence includes:
- the MRPL9 gene encoding large ribosomal subunit protein bL9m isoform X2: MAAASGRALLRASTERLVRGGVWELLRPRLEGGTSGSERDFSLSHSRGTVIVERWWKVPLAGEGRKPRLHRRHRVYKLAEDTKHRPKDNLELILTQSVEELGVRGDLVSVKKSVGRNRLLPQGLAVYASPENRKLFEEEKLLRQEGKLEKIQTKAGETTVKFLRKCHLQVGMKNNVKWELNPEIVARHFLRNLGVVVAPHALKLPEEPITQRGEYWCEVTVLFPGLSRLAAGPLSGMSS; encoded by the exons ATGGCGGCGGCCTCAGGCAGAGCTCTGCTGCGGGCGAGCACTGAGCGGCTGGTCCGAGGAGGGGTTTGGGAGCTCCTCCGGCCGCGACTTGAAGGGGGCACCTCCGGCTCGGAGCGCGACTTCAGCCTGTCTCACAGTCGG GGCACGGTCATTGTGGAGCGCTGGTGGAAGGTGCCGCTAGCGGGAGAGGGCCGGAAGCCGCGCCTGCACCGGCGGCACCGCGTCTACAAGCTGGCGGAGGACACGAAACACCGGCCCAAAGACAACCTGGAGCTCATCCTCACGCAGTCGGTGGAGG AACTTGGAGTCCGAGGTGACCTGGTCTCAGTGAAAAAATCTGTAGGCCGTAATCGACTACTTCCTCAAGGACTGGCTGTATATGCATCTCCTGAAAACAGGAAGCTGTTTGAAGAGGAGAAATTG CTGAGACAAGAAGGAAAATTAGAGAAGATCCAGACCAAGGCAGGTGAGACG ACAGTGAAATTTCTGAGAAAATGTCACCTGCAGGTAGGGATGAAGAACAATGTCAAATGGGAGTTAAACCCTGAAATAGTTGCCCGCCACTTCCTCAGAAAT cttgGTGTTGTGGTTGCCCCACATGCATTAAAGTTACCAGAAGAGCCTATCACACAGAGGGGCGagtactggtgtgaggtgacg GTGTTGTTTCCTGGACTGAGTAGACTGGCGGCAGGACCTCTAAGTGGGATGTCCTCTTGA
- the MRPL9 gene encoding large ribosomal subunit protein bL9m isoform X1, with amino-acid sequence MAAASGRALLRASTERLVRGGVWELLRPRLEGGTSGSERDFSLSHSRGTVIVERWWKVPLAGEGRKPRLHRRHRVYKLAEDTKHRPKDNLELILTQSVEELGVRGDLVSVKKSVGRNRLLPQGLAVYASPENRKLFEEEKLLRQEGKLEKIQTKAGETTVKFLRKCHLQVGMKNNVKWELNPEIVARHFLRNLGVVVAPHALKLPEEPITQRGEYWCEVTVNGLDTVRVPMSVVNFERPKTKRYKYWLAQQAASFTSSQTI; translated from the exons ATGGCGGCGGCCTCAGGCAGAGCTCTGCTGCGGGCGAGCACTGAGCGGCTGGTCCGAGGAGGGGTTTGGGAGCTCCTCCGGCCGCGACTTGAAGGGGGCACCTCCGGCTCGGAGCGCGACTTCAGCCTGTCTCACAGTCGG GGCACGGTCATTGTGGAGCGCTGGTGGAAGGTGCCGCTAGCGGGAGAGGGCCGGAAGCCGCGCCTGCACCGGCGGCACCGCGTCTACAAGCTGGCGGAGGACACGAAACACCGGCCCAAAGACAACCTGGAGCTCATCCTCACGCAGTCGGTGGAGG AACTTGGAGTCCGAGGTGACCTGGTCTCAGTGAAAAAATCTGTAGGCCGTAATCGACTACTTCCTCAAGGACTGGCTGTATATGCATCTCCTGAAAACAGGAAGCTGTTTGAAGAGGAGAAATTG CTGAGACAAGAAGGAAAATTAGAGAAGATCCAGACCAAGGCAGGTGAGACG ACAGTGAAATTTCTGAGAAAATGTCACCTGCAGGTAGGGATGAAGAACAATGTCAAATGGGAGTTAAACCCTGAAATAGTTGCCCGCCACTTCCTCAGAAAT cttgGTGTTGTGGTTGCCCCACATGCATTAAAGTTACCAGAAGAGCCTATCACACAGAGGGGCGagtactggtgtgaggtgacg GTAAATGGGCTTGACACTGTGAGGGTACCTATGTCTGTGGTGAACTTTGAGAGGCCCAAGACCAAAAGATATAAGTACTGGTTAGCACAGCAAGCTGCCAGCTTCACAAGCTCCCAGACCATCTGA
- the MRPL9 gene encoding large ribosomal subunit protein bL9m isoform X3, which yields MAAASGRALLRASTERLVRGGVWELLRPRLEGGTSGSERDFSLSHSRGTVIVERWWKVPLAGEGRKPRLHRRHRVYKLAEDTKHRPKDNLELILTQSVEELGVRGDLVSVKKSVGRNRLLPQGLAVYASPENRKLFEEEKLLRQEGKLEKIQTKAGETLGVVVAPHALKLPEEPITQRGEYWCEVTVNGLDTVRVPMSVVNFERPKTKRYKYWLAQQAASFTSSQTI from the exons ATGGCGGCGGCCTCAGGCAGAGCTCTGCTGCGGGCGAGCACTGAGCGGCTGGTCCGAGGAGGGGTTTGGGAGCTCCTCCGGCCGCGACTTGAAGGGGGCACCTCCGGCTCGGAGCGCGACTTCAGCCTGTCTCACAGTCGG GGCACGGTCATTGTGGAGCGCTGGTGGAAGGTGCCGCTAGCGGGAGAGGGCCGGAAGCCGCGCCTGCACCGGCGGCACCGCGTCTACAAGCTGGCGGAGGACACGAAACACCGGCCCAAAGACAACCTGGAGCTCATCCTCACGCAGTCGGTGGAGG AACTTGGAGTCCGAGGTGACCTGGTCTCAGTGAAAAAATCTGTAGGCCGTAATCGACTACTTCCTCAAGGACTGGCTGTATATGCATCTCCTGAAAACAGGAAGCTGTTTGAAGAGGAGAAATTG CTGAGACAAGAAGGAAAATTAGAGAAGATCCAGACCAAGGCAGGTGAGACG cttgGTGTTGTGGTTGCCCCACATGCATTAAAGTTACCAGAAGAGCCTATCACACAGAGGGGCGagtactggtgtgaggtgacg GTAAATGGGCTTGACACTGTGAGGGTACCTATGTCTGTGGTGAACTTTGAGAGGCCCAAGACCAAAAGATATAAGTACTGGTTAGCACAGCAAGCTGCCAGCTTCACAAGCTCCCAGACCATCTGA